Part of the Sorghum bicolor cultivar BTx623 chromosome 1, Sorghum_bicolor_NCBIv3, whole genome shotgun sequence genome, cattttgcaaaatgatagACTAAAACTCAAATATTTTTGGGAGAaaatgggaactaaacacccctccTCTCGTGATGATTTTGGTCGCAACCTCCGGGCAAGTTTGTCACACGATAAGTAGGTTAAttgaattaaaaaaaatagatcatTGGTGACTGAGTAATCGGCAATTTGCCAGCCTTGTCGACAAAAACAGTGTGTACGCTAACCATTTTAATAGCATGGGAGATTTGAAAAAAGAGAAATACGAGAATATTCGATCGTCGTCATGGCACAATGAAAGCTCTCGTTGGCAAGATAAAGAAAGAGGCTATACTTCGGTGTGCAGCATGAGCCAAAAAACTTTGTGGAATTATTTTTGCGTCCCTTGCTTGAGGCGTAGCTTAGTTTTTCCTGCAGTTTGTTACTGTTCTGCGCTTGTTTTTTTTACAATACTTTGTTTACCTTCTATATCAATACAAGCTCGGCAGAACTCCTACCGactatttcaaaaaaaaaatggattaGAGATTTTCACATCGTATTCAACGAAGTTTCCTACAGTCACACAACAACCTATTTACTTGGCTGAAAAGTCATGATTAAAAATACTATActgatttgttataagagaaaaacaccGCTGAATGACTGACAAATTCAATGAATAATCTCAAGCGGATAGATTGTTTGTTTAACTAATAAAAATTATTAATATAAAAAGAAACAATCGACGTTTTGAGTTTTGACACATGCAACTACGTACTATACCCTCAAGTATGAATCTCTCACTCTTTACCTCTTCCTTTCGGCTGGCATAGCGGCATCGATCGGTCCAATCAACTTTTCCTTTTTGTGTTCCTTGCATAGTACTCCGtatactcttcttcttcttcttcttgccaaGGTATCAGTATATGATCTGATTCTTTTGATTTCGCGGCACTGATGTGTGTGTTTTTTGTTCCAGCGATTTAGAGCTACGTAGCGTCGGTATCGAGAGCGAACAGGTGCGTTCAGGAATACGGGTTAGTGTCAAACAGAGCAGGGATCATCGTATCGGACTCAAGTTTTTGTGTTGTCCCGATCGAAAGCTACTGTACAAGCTCTCTCGTGTTAGCACGTCTAATTTCTGCATCCTCGTTCAAACCTGGACATCAGACTATCAGAGCAGAACAGATTTTTCCAAATGACCATGCATGCGTAACGCCTATCACTATAGGCCTAGCTAGCTATATCGTCTGGGGGTTAATTCGTACCCATTCCAATGACACAGAAGATGCGGGTTCAAGATAGGCTGCTGCAGTACGTGTTTACGTGACGCCACCTGCGCATCGGAAATCATGGGTTCATGTGATGCAAATGCAAAGACCACATATATAGGGCATAGACCACCTCTTGAGACGAAGAAATTTCTTGAGACTTGATTTTTTTCCCCCTTGAAACAAATGACATGTAATTAATAGCATAtccttttttttctagaaaaaaatagaaGCATGCCCAGGCGACAGGAAAAGTATTGCTTGTTTATAGCATGCGGCATCCGTGGCGCTTTCTGCCTCGCCGCCCCCCTGCGTCTTCACAGCACACCAACCGCCAGAACCGTGGACCGCGTCCACGTACACCATGCCGGAAACAGAAAACGCGCTGCGGCCTGTGGGGAGCCATTGGACCAATCGCCGTGGCCCGTGGAGTTAAAGTGTTAAACTTTAAAATACTTTTACTTTTAGAATGATAATAATTAATAGAGTTCCAAAATTATTATGAACTACTCTATctttgttccaaattataaattattttaatttttttagtacACCGCTATGTACCTAATAGCGAtgtattaaaaaaattaaaacgacttataatttgaaatgaagAAAATATTAATCATAGACACAAGTCTAGAAATTGAATGATAGGTACTTGTTAAAAGCTATTATCTAATATGTCGTCCATAATAATTAAATCTAATAATATAAGTAGAAATTTAAAGTATTATTTTATCTAgttattataatttaaaattaaTTAAATTCAATCATTGTACTAAATTAATTTTTTGAGCAAATTGTACAAAATTAATTAGTAACATTAAAATTAATATCATAGTGATAGAGAAACTTTTAAATAGTTAAGATAAAAAACATTAATTGTATTGTATTTAAGTAAGTACCAATAACATTAGCTGCTAGTTacagaaatattattcaatAATTTCATCGAGTGCTTGATTCTTCACCCATATCGTCAATGCCAAAAAAAGTATTCATACCTTTTGGTATGCTAcattaaataataataaaatatattaTACTCACGTACTTCTTTCATCTTATAATAAGAGTTATTCTAGTCTTATAGTGTTgatttaaatcatttttcatTCTTATTTTACAATGCATCTTTCAATCATTTTTTCGGGGTAATGCATCTTTTTCTAATAATAACCTCAATCTCTACTTCATTTTGTATGCACCATATTTTTTTTACTCCTTATTAATATTAATTCATCGTATATGCTCAGAGTTACAACAGCAAATGTGGGACGTAGGGAGGAGACTACCCATCAAACATTTTTCGATCGTACAAGTACAAGCATGATGGGACGGTGGGTGGGAGTGGGACCCATAACCCCGAGGTGCACGTGCAGTCGGATGATCCGTGCATGAGGTTGCACGTGAATACCGAACTTTTTGTCAAGCCAATTGTCAACAACAAAATTTACCTATCTTCTATCAAGAGTAAGATTCAGGATCACCTTTAGGCATGACCATCTTTTTGGATAAACATACTACGCATCTGGTGGCAATGTAGACAAAGGCGCGAGGTGGTGATGTTGCATTTTTTAGAATGCATGTGCATGTGCATTTCTTAGAACTTGTTTGTTATTGAAGGTTAATGCTAAAAAGTAGAATTAGTTAATTTTGACATGTGTGTTTTAAAGTTAGTCACTCCTCACTTGTTGCCACTAGATTATTAGGTGGACACAACTAAAACAAGAGCTAATAGTTTATCACGAAGAATGTAATTCTCCCGTTCCAAGTAGAGACGGAGCCAAAATTCTATACAAGATTATTGAAACAATTTTCTCCATAACAATAAGAAGTTATGACACTAATAGAACTAGATATTTTAGTCTACACAATACATATCCGTTGTGTTATCAAACACATGGGTATTCCAAAGAATACTTAAGAATATGAAAAAACTACATATTTAGATGTAGAAATATCTAGGTGTGTAAAAAAAATTATGCATCTAGATAGAAAAAATTTAAACAATTTATAATTCGGAACGTTagggtatatgtatatatatcagTCAACGATCAACCCATGCACCATCTATAGCTAACTAAACAAATTAATAAGTTTATGGATTCTAATATATAATCTCAAAATCATGGACTTAGATAGCAAGTTTTAGGACCATCTTATATATTTTTCTTCTATTTTTAAATCTCTAACCGATAGATGAAGATAATACGTATATATCatgtaacattttatctcagaaaaatattagaattggtTAGGGCGTGCATACATATCAATAAGATATTATTTCCATAAAAATACATATCAATAAGATAGTATTTCGAATTCTCGATGAGATCAAGACATGCTTGTTCCATTGAGCAGACAAAACTATATCCCGATTAAACGAAACAACCTCGTAAGTTCCCTGGCATCGTGACAACTGACAACACCCATTCACTTGAGCCTGGCCGTGCCCCTGCCATGCCATTATTGCCAACTCAAAtgtggccttgttcagttcgcaaaaactggtgaaaaacggcactgtagcactttcgtttttatttgacaaacattgtccaattatagagtaactaggctcaaaagattcatctcgcggtttacagatgaactgtgcaaatagtttttgttttcatatatatttaatgctcaatgcatgtgccgcaagattcgatgtgacgggaaatcttgaaaaattttgcgaactaaacataaCCTCACCTGTACCGGTCAACAGTGGCACACGTACCAGTACCACCCCTACACGACTACGACGGCACCACGTCACAGGTTTCCCCAGCCCGTGCCAACCCCAACCAGAAGTGAGGAAAGCGCGGGGTCCACCCAACCAGAAAGCCACCACGAACGAAACGACCAGCCGCCTACCAAGGACCGCGTCCACGCGCGTCGCGATCCCGACGACGGACGCCTACGCCTACCCTCCCCCGGCAGCCGCAGCCCCACCGCCGCGCCCGCGCTCCCTCTCCCCACTCGTGTGCTGTGGGAAGCCAAAGGGAAGCCGAACTCGCGATTTGCGAAAGCCAGAGAACGAAACGGAGGCGCgccgcaccgcaccgcaccgcaGCGCAGCCAGCCcacgccaccacctcctccacctcatTCTCGCTCCCACcaggccaccaccaccaccaccccccACCTCCACCACAAAGTTCGCGTTGCGCCGCGCCTCGCCCCCCGCCGCGCCGCGCGGCTcgtcccgtcccgtcccgtcccTCTTGGAAATCCTCCCACGCAATCAACCAATCGCCTCCCCGCACCCgcgtgtgcgtgcgtgcgtgcgtgacgCCGCCTCGCACTGCCACCGCCCTCCCCACCAGCCACCACCCCGGTGCCCCCCGGGGCGCCGATCTCGCGTCGCGTCGCccggggcgaggaggaggtgggTGGGAGTGGGAGGGATGGGGGCGTGCGTGTCGCGGCCCAGCGCGTGCGTGGGCAAGCCCCACACGCCGCGGTCCGGCGACGCCAGCGGCCGCTcgggcggcgccggcggggcGCGGCGGAGGCGCAGCCGCCGCGTAGGGAAGGGTCGGAGGACGGCGCCATCGCGCGCCGCGTCCATGGAGACAATCCAGGAGGCCGACGTGCCCGGCTCGCCGTCCGCCGCCGATCACCGGACGTACAGCAACCCCGCGTTCCAAGGTGGGTCGGTGGGTGAACCGACGGGCTactttctcctctctctctctctctctctctctctctcgccctCCCCGTGCGCCTTCCGCCCGCTGCTTGTTTCGGGGTCTGGATTCTGATCTCCGGGGGACCATGGGCGCGAGATTGCGCGCTCGTCAGGGTTAAATTAAATTACTGCATCTGGGGATCGTGTGCGTCCAGCAATAGCTACTCACTTTTTTTAAATTCGGAGCTCCGGAGGCTTTGCGACCCTGTTCTGTAGAGTGGGGTTGCAGCTAGTATCTGGGCTGGGGCAGTACGCGTCGCAGTTCGTTGCGTCAATTCGTACTCGATACTCCAATATGACCTGACGTGATTTCGTGGGTATCTCGTGCTGCAGTGTCCGGGAGCATTGAGGAGGCATGGTACGATTCCTTGGCGATGAGCGAGTCGGATGCCGAAGACGATTTCCACAGCGTGCAAGACGGTAAAGAGTGCTCTCGTAGTAGCCTTGTAGCTAGGTCCCCCGCACAATTTCAATGATTAGTTGAACTGCTGAGTTTTCGCCCCCATTTTAACATGGCTTTCTATTTAACTGATTGAGCTTCTCTGTTATCGTGCAGATGCTTTTTCATTGAATGGCTTCGAGAACGAAGCTGCATTGAGCATGAGAGACGGCAACGGTGGGAGCTTCAATGGAGCTGCCCAATCAGGCGAGCAGCACCATAAGAAGCCAAAGTCCAGCGAACTGTCAAAGGGGAGCTTGGAGAATGGTGTGAGGACGTCTATGAGCCATGATGATGTGGTGGGTGTTTCTGGTGCGGATAGCACCCACGGTGGAGGTAGGATACTGGACGACTGCGGGCTTCTGCCAAATAATTGTCTGCCCTGCATTGCCTCTGCTGTTGGGGTAAATGAGAAGAAGAGAACTCTTTCCTCGAGCCCTACCCATTCAATGAAGATGCCTTCTTTGAAGCTTTCTTTCAAGAAGAAGTCAGGGGAAGCTCATCCATCTTCCACGCTAAGTAAGCATTTCttctttaagtcatttggttaaGAGTTAAAACACCCTTCTCAAAAGCTGAACTGCAGTTTGTACCAATTTTTCCCGACATCTATACTTTTCCATAATTCTCTGTTTGATGAGTTAAAACCTTGCCAGCAACTTGCTTGCTCTCTTTTATGACATAGGACTATTGGTGTCCATAGGGCAGTTCATTAAGCAACAAAGAAAAAGGCAAAAGGTGGCACAGAGAACTTATGCTTTCGAGTAGTGACAATACTTCTATCTTCTTTGCTTGCATGGTTCACGAGTCATGTCAATAATATTTCATTTAATGGTACGAAGTAGCATTGTATTGATAAAACTGTTGCATTGGTACACTCTGGAAAGTTAAGATTCCCATAGCTGTACTCATTGGCCGTCTACTGTGGTCTCGAGTCGAGATACATAACACGAATGTATGGGAGAGGGTCAGCGGGAGATGTCTTCAAAGTTACTAAAACTAAGGTGTACAGTCTATTTTAAATAAAGATGAGGTCTTTACAGCTTTGTGAGAATAGCACTGGATTTTGCTGGTGGTACTACTCACAGTGCAGATGCCTTTTATGGCACTTAgatatattctttattttctgtCACTACCTGAGTACTGCTTTTGTCTGTGAAATAATTTCCAAAATATATAACAAAATAGTTCTAGCTAATCTCTGTTACAAGATCTATTGTAATGCACTAGTAACTTGATTTGCTGTAAGTATTTTAGCTGCATTAAATTTTATACCATCTGTCAAGGTTAACATATTAATACACATCAAGTGCTGGGAGTATCCATTTTTCATTTTTACTTTAGACAAAACACGTCAAACATGTTGATTTTGCTTGGAAAAAAATTGAGGAGCCATATATACTTTATTTTGTGTCAGTATCTGCGAAGGATTTCCTGGAAAGGCCTCTAGCAGGTTCTCAAGTACAGTTATGCTTGCTGGAAACAAATACACTTAACAGTTGGTCTCATATCGATCCTGGTACATTCCGAGTCCGTGGAGCAAACTACTTTAGGTAAATATCGTTCTTGCAGTATCAGTTCATATCCATCACCAATTTATTTGAAACTCCTGGATGCTTTTATGGGAGTGATCTAAGTTTCTAATGCACTTCTCCAGGGATAAGAAGAAAGAGCTTGCGCCAAATTATGCTGCATATTATCCATTTGGAGTTGATGTGTACTTATCACCACAAAAACTCAATCATATATCTCGATTTGTCCAACTTCCTGATGTTCAACTCTCCAGCAAGCTCCCACCTCTTTTGGTCGTCAATGTACAGGTAAGTCATAAGTACACAAGGACAAAGCACTGTCTCATGGTGAAAGTTTTGTATATAGCCCTTTTGTTCATAGACTTTCTAATAACTCGCCAAAGATATGAAGCATTTGTCTGTTTATTCATGCCACTCATTTTTTTCTCATTGGTGCTCAATTTGTCCAATTGTTACACTTACAGACACATGTCAGTCAGTGGTGAAATGAACTGTATGTCAGCTTGCTTTAAATATATTCAGACGTATACTTGCTGTAGTTGATGTCTATTTTTAGTACTAAATAAGTTCAACTTAGTGAAGTAGTACAAAGGACTGGACTGAAGCAATCAGTGAGCTCTGTGTAGCATGTTACTTATGTTTGCCTGCCTGAAGTAAAGCCTCAACAGTGTGCCACCATAGCAGTATTTGTTTTAACAAATAGTTACTGTAACATGGATTTCAGTATTTTTCTGTGAGTTTTATGCTCTTGCCAGTATTCAGTTAGTGTATTGACATTTTGTATACTTTTCTCAGGTCCCATTATACCCAGCTTCATTATTTCAGAATGAAACTGACGGGGAAGGGATGAGCTTTGTTTTGTACTTTAGGCTTTCTGATGGTTACTCAAAAGAGCTTCCACCTTCATTTATTGAAAGTATTAGAGTAAGAGCTTCACTGGtctttaatatattttttcagTAATATCTGTTACTATTTTTTCTACTTTTATGTATATACAGGTATGTACTTTTAGTCAATGAGTATTTGaatcatttttctttttattttggaaGCAGAGAAAGCCTTGGAACAAAAATTGTCTAGCTAGATGAAATAAATAATAGTAGTCCATATATAGTACTTTATATCAATTCATTCAGGCGAAGCTTAACCACAGTGGAGAGTATTATTGCAGGGTTCGATGATTGATTTGTTTGGTTATGTAGAATCTTGAACTTCCCCCCTGCATCTGAGCTCTGAACTATTAGTTCAGCGACATACATTTTCACGgttgcaaattttagggtggatTGCAGGTGAAGTCCCCTTTGGGCTCCTGCAATTCTTCGAAGTAAAGAGTCCTAGCCTCCTAAGGTTGAACTTCTTAGgcatatagttgatcaaagaaaaaATGCATAGCACTTCTGTAGCATTGACTGTTTCATTAGAGAAAAGATAAGGCGTTTTTTGCATGTAAAAATGCAGTTTCAGTTATTGAAATCGGTTTAGGATATGTAGAATGTTTCTTTTATATTGTTAAGTTAATTTATATGGTTATGTGATTGATGATAACGTTAATTGTCAGCTTTGGCAATTCCCACAGATATGGAGTAGAAAGGTAGTTCTATTTATTATCAGTCAATAATACTTCTTTTCCTCCCCAACAGAGGTTGGTTGATGATCATGTAGAGAAGATAAAATCATTTCCAATGGAAACCACTATACCATTCCGAGAGCGGCTGAAGATACTTGGCCGGGTGGCTAATCTGGAGGATCTTCCTTTGAGTGCAGCAGAGAGGAAGCTAATGCATGCGTATAATGAGAAGCCTGTCCTTTCAAGGCCACAACATGAGTTTTACCTGGTTAGTTGTGTTTATTTCTAGAAATTCTTGTAGTTATGTAGTATTCATCTACGTTATTGAGCCCACCATCTCATAAATAAATGCAATAATAGAAATATTTTGTTCTAGACATACTTTGACTTTGATTACTGCTTGAGGGATTATTGAAACATCCTTGCTTCTGTGCAGGGTGATAACTACTTTGAGATCGACATTGACATGCACAGATTTAGCTACATCTCAAGGAAAGGTTTTGAAACATTTTTGGACAGGCTAAAAGCATGCGTTCTAGATGTTGGGCTAACTATTCAGGTATCCCAAATTTctttactactccctccgtcttgtAATATAGCGCATTCTACCATTCAAAATTTGTCCTCAAATATAATGCATTCTAGAGGACAAAAACCAATTTTGCATTAAATACTTAAAatttatcaaccaatcaccATTGATCATGTTGATGATAGCGTCTAATTAGGAAATAAAATGAGGGTATATGCTCTTTTATGTTCTCTCTTAATTTGTCTTAAAATTACTAGAATGCAATTacaggatagagggagtatgcaAGATTGTACTTTCCCTTGTTCGAGAAAAAGTAGGTCAGATCACTTACTGTGCTTGCTTCTAACTGCAGGGAAATAAAGCTGAAGAGCTGCCGGAACAGATCTTATGTTGTGTTAGGTTGAATGGGATAGATTACAACAAATATCAGCCTCTTTTGACTCACGGTGCCTGAAATCGATGCTTACAAGAACCAGCTAACCGTCATTTGGATGCTGAGAGGTAACCATACCAGGACCAGACTCCTGGAGATTTCAGACCAGAGCAGCTGTCAATTATCACAGCTTCTGCCAAAAGCCCGAAACTCCATTGTCCGAGCTTAGTTCATACAAGTAACATTAACAGAGGGGCAAGTGACTCAGTGACCACTGGCTGGTCCAGTTCGATCCATGGTGCTAATATAGGCGATTCTTTCTGAAAATGTGGGAAAAAAAAGGCCGAGACTGCAGTCCATGTAAATCTGTAAATCATTGCTGGATAGCTCCGGTTGCCTCCCTTGTTGCTACCCAACATTCTAGATTTAGTAAATATCACTAATTTTGCCTATGATCGAGTAGGTTTAGGCGCACTGAAACTTGTAGAGGTTCCATTTTAGTTCGTGAATACAAGCTGTTTGATTTATAGAGCAGTGTTGTAGAATATGAACTTCATAGGATTGTGGCACCTCTAGCCCGTAACCCTGACAGCCAGCCGGCTTGCATTAAAGATCCCTTCGGAATGCTGGAATTTTACAAGATTCCACAAGATGACAGGAACATGATGTGGTCTCGGCCCAAAATATCGTGTACAACTTGCATGGTGCTGAGTTGGTTACTTTGGAAGCTTCATATGGTCTAGGGCTCTCGGCCCTAATTATCGTGTGCAAATTCGCGTGATCCTTAGTTGGTAACTTTGGAAGATTCTTGGAATTTTTGTAGAGGGGGTCTTAGGAATGGTGATTTTGGTGGAAACCCCTCCTGCAACACCTTCATTCAAATGGCTCTCGATATGCTAATTTTTAGAAAGTGAGTTTAAGATAGCACGGATGCTCCAACTTGAAGTTTATCGGAATGGTGGTAGAGAGAGGTTTTTGAATGTGCAAAGGCACCATTACAAATTGGACACATGTAGGCCTTATCATGGTGCTAATAAGGTTCAATGATTAACAGAACATAAGTATgtctgactaacgtgtgttttgcttGCGGGAATTAATTTCAAATGAGTTAGCCACAACGAGAACGACCACATGAACTTGACCTTAAGGCTTGGGTATCTATTATGTTTGGCGTAAGAGAGACATGAAGGTTAAGGACACATTAGAGCGAATGTAGGTAGTGTTTTTGGCTACATTCCCTTGGTAGTGTGCAACAAGACTTTTTTTTGAGAATTACACAGTGCAACGATTATCAGAACAATTTTAAGAGCCCTTTTATATCCTTACTAGTCGATGAGAATAGTGGTTTTGTTAATAAAATATCCTTTAACAACTTCTTCAATTAGATGTTCAATTATAGCCAGTTTTTATTCTAATTTTTTTGCTAGCCAAAGATGAGCGGAACTAGCCCTCTAGAGTGTGCACAAGATATAGAGAGACTGTTGGAGAGTGGAAAGATATGAACAACATTTTTATTCAAATGTCTCTAAATGATAACTTAGAGAGTGATTTTAAGAAAAGGATCTTGAAGATGTTCTTAAGAGGGTCAAAGTCATTCATCTGACAGAGTCAAAGGTGAAAGCATGGAGATACATGGACTAGCTAAATCTAAGTCGAGTTGATGGTGGCAAATCATCCCTTTGAATTGGTTTGAAGGATTTCAAGGTGTTAATTGGTTGAGGTTGGaccttgttcgcttgagcttatcattcGAATTTGGCAAGTATTCAATAGTAATTTctgtcatgacttatcagcTAAACAAACAACATATGCACACTGTAGCATATAGATTGATCTCCGGCGGATTGTCCAATGATGCATATCAGAGACTAACTAGTTAAACTATAAAGTGCCGATATGTGGTGAGTGACTTGTTGGCCAGCTAACTAACGTGTTTCGTATGATCCGACGAAGGAATATGTGACCTTAGTGGATCATCGTGTGAGAATCCGACGAATGACCATAT contains:
- the LOC8054140 gene encoding uncharacterized protein LOC8054140 produces the protein MGACVSRPSACVGKPHTPRSGDASGRSGGAGGARRRRSRRVGKGRRTAPSRAASMETIQEADVPGSPSAADHRTYSNPAFQVSGSIEEAWYDSLAMSESDAEDDFHSVQDDAFSLNGFENEAALSMRDGNGGSFNGAAQSGEQHHKKPKSSELSKGSLENGVRTSMSHDDVVGVSGADSTHGGGRILDDCGLLPNNCLPCIASAVGVNEKKRTLSSSPTHSMKMPSLKLSFKKKSGEAHPSSTLISAKDFLERPLAGSQVQLCLLETNTLNSWSHIDPGTFRVRGANYFRDKKKELAPNYAAYYPFGVDVYLSPQKLNHISRFVQLPDVQLSSKLPPLLVVNVQVPLYPASLFQNETDGEGMSFVLYFRLSDGYSKELPPSFIESIRRLVDDHVEKIKSFPMETTIPFRERLKILGRVANLEDLPLSAAERKLMHAYNEKPVLSRPQHEFYLGDNYFEIDIDMHRFSYISRKGFETFLDRLKACVLDVGLTIQGNKAEELPEQILCCVRLNGIDYNKYQPLLTHGA